A DNA window from Enoplosus armatus isolate fEnoArm2 chromosome 9, fEnoArm2.hap1, whole genome shotgun sequence contains the following coding sequences:
- the fhod3b gene encoding FH1/FH2 domain-containing protein 3, translating to MATFICRVQFLDDTDPFNSTNFPEPTRPPLYTFREDIPLINQIAGVHRLLKAPQKPDDCALQLSHNGSYLDLESTLAEQRDELEGFQEEGGRGKKHSVILRTQLSVRVHACIEKLYNSTGRELRRALFSLKQIFQDDKDLVHEFVVAEGLTCLIKVGAEADQNYQNYILRALGQIMLYVDGMNGLISHNETVQWLYTLVGSKFRLVVKTALKLLLVFVEYTESNAALLIKAVNVVDAKGGTKLWSNVMEILDEKDGVDTELLVYAMTLINKTLAGLPDQDSFYDMVDCLEEQGIEAMAQRHLSRKGTDLDLVEQFNIYEMTLRHEDGDDETQLPPSGRKDRRRASVGGTNERRGLERRRSRRHSLQNSRGHASAPASPCSPHTHASSFLPFGGQRVEDISERISANGTPYPGRHQAPTSPNHRFSSSATSTPDSTPVDRPGLGGLLTSSYRQHQESLAAERERRRVEREERLQRIEREERNRFNRDYVDKREEARQAREERYKAVERLAAEEFERERPRVPTRGRTEITLCLSPNPASRSASRCATPSSIISQEDTIAAAHQTSGTEHISEPNLDPQTRTKSPAPELTVSEPSPTTPSEPDKQQTETEDVAAQSDQNVVAEPASDEQTGMEKEERQEQEKLEEQKQCVDEAAVEEQVEEAEVADVAEVVEPDVETNVELEEEFEKEQPTERDVEDSVLLSEKERQNEEVNEKDNCSASSISSTSSTLEREEREEKLTNDIDPGQWTQCIKDAEVNDQCNKILNSKRFMLDMLYAQKTTSKDEGNVEETEKEKCKCEKEAEVGDSSVASLASRISTLEAHRQAREENVKKVELGHLDNQGSVRAVAEKFGDLVKGLTSPPEVEAPKEQQQTDKSSTAASSTLPPKKESDYIWDQLMAAPRELRIKEMDFTDLRDEDDMDIADMDSVMGSGDLIPPPPPPLFNAALPPPPPLFGCPPPPPILGKMMPPPPPFMAPIPPPSPQLSRGEMPLFQKKKKTIRLFWNEVRPMEWQCKSHKFCKESLWTKLEPIKLDTSKLEQLFESKSKELPVTKKAAVDGKRQEIIVLDSKRSNAINIGLTVLPPPRTIKTAILNFDEYALNKEGIEKILTMIPTEEEKQRIQEAQLVNPDIPLGSAEQFLLTLSSITELSARLQLWAFKMDYELIEKEVAEPLQDLKEGMDQLEKNKTLRYILTTLLAIGNFLNSTNAKGFELSYLEKVPEVKDTVHKQSLLHHACSIVVEKFPDSTDLYSEIGAITRLTKVDFDQLQDNLAQMERRCKASWDHLKVIAKHEMKPALKQKMSDFLKDCAERIIILKIVHRRIINRFHAFLLFLGHPIYAVREVSIHRFSKILSEFALEYRTTRERVLQQKQKRANHRERNKTRGKMITDSGKFGGAPSDTQESQPQGIQYAEDAAEHENMKAVLKSSPQSGGSGTSTVPGLRTRTRASSTRGCVPPWCSASDDPVNCTDDTADEIMERIVRSATQGPSQRTQPRERRRSRANRKSLRRTLKNGLTTEEANALGLSSGSEMQV from the exons AAAAACTGTACAACTCAACTGGACGGGAGCTACGAAGAGCCCTCTTTTCCCTCAAGCAGATTTTTCAG GATGACAAGGACCTGGTGCACGAGTTTGTGGTGGCAGAAGGACTCACGTGTTTGATAAAAGTGGGAGCCGAAGCCGACCAGAACTACCAGAATTACATCCTCAGGG CTCTTGGTCAGATAATGCTGTATGTGGATGGGATGAACGGCCTCATATCTCACAATGAAACGGTCCAGTGGCTTTACACCCTGGTTGGATCCAAG TTCCGTCTGGTGGTGAAGACAGCCctaaagctgctgctggtgtttgtggAGTACACCGAGTCTAACGCCGCCCTGCTCATAAAGGCTGTGAACGTTGTGGATGCCAAAGGAG gaacGAAACTGTGGTCAAACGTCATGGAGATCCTGGATGAGAAGGATGGAGTGGATACAGAGCTGCTGGTATATGCGATGACGCTCATCAATAAG actCTGGCAGGCCTCCCAGACCAGGACTCATTCTACGACATGGTGGACTGTCTGGAGGAACAGGGCATCGAAGCCATGGCCCAGAGACACCTGAGCAGGAAGGGCACTGACCTCGACCTCGttgaacagttcaacatttacGAG ATGACTCTCCGCCACGAGGACGGAGATGATGAAACCCAGTTGCCTCCCAGCGGCCGCAAGGACCGCCGACGGGCCAGTGTTGGTGGCACCAACGAGAGGCGTGGCCTGGAGAGAAGACGCAGCCGGAGACATTCGCTCCAGAATAGCAGAGGCCACGCTTCTGCCCCGGCATCCCCCTGCAGCCCTCATACTCATGCAAGCAGCTTCCTGCCCTTCGGTGGCCAACGTGTTGAAGACATCAGTGAAAG AATCAGTGCCAATGGCACTCCATACCCAGGCAGGCACCAGGCTCCTACATCGCCCAATCATCGCTTCAGTAGTTCAGCAACCTCCACGCCAGACTCCACACCAGTCGACAG ACCTGGTTTAGGCGGCTTGTTAACTTCATCATACAGACAGCATCAGGAGTCtctggctgcagagagagagaggaggcgcGTGGAAAGAGAGGAGCGTCTGCAGAGGAtcgaaagagaagaaaggaaccGCTTCAA tcGAGATTATGTAGACAAGAGGGAAGAAGCAAGACAagccagagaggagag GTACAAGGCTGTGGAGAGGCTAGCTGCAGAAGAGTTTGAGCGGGAGCGCCCCAGAGTGCCAACGAGAGGACGGACGGAGATCACTTTGTGTTTGAGTCCCAACCCTGCCAGTCGCTCAGCATCCCGCTGTGCCACACCTTCATCCATTATCTCACAGGAGGACACCATCGCCGCTGCACACCAGACGTCGG GAACAGAGCATATCTCAGAGCCAAACCTTGACCCACAGACCAGGACCAAAAGTCCAGCGCCAGAGTTAACAGTATCAGAACCTTCCCCCACAACTCCCTCCGAGCCAGACAAGCAGCAGACTGAGACAGAGGATGTTGCTGCTCAGTCTGACCAGAATGTAGTGGCAGAGCCGGCGTCAGATGAACAGACGGGCatggagaaggaagagaggcagGAGCAGGAGAAGCTTGAGGAACAGAAACAGTGTGTGGATGAGGCAGCGGTAGAAGAGCAGGTAGAAGAAGCAGAGGTAGCAGATGTAGCAGAGGTGGTAGAGCCAGATGTGGAGACGAATGTCGAGTTAGAGGAGGAGTTCGAGAAGGAGCAGCCGACGGAAAGGGATGTAGAAGACAGTGTACTGCTgagcgagaaggagagacagaacgAGGAAGTGAACGAAAAGGACAACTGCTCTGCGTCCAGCATCTCCTCTACGAGTAGCACTCTGGAGAGGGAGGAGCGGGAGGAGAAACTCACCAATGACATTGACCCAG GCCAATGGACCCAGTGCATTAAAGACGCAGAGGTGAACGACCAGTGCAACAAAATACTCAACAGCAAGCGCTTCATGCTGGATATGCTCTATGCACAGAAGACAACCAGCAAGGATGAAGGGAATGTAGAAGAaacggagaaagaaaaatgtaaatgtgagaaGGAGGCAGAGGTTGGTGACTCCTCTGTGGCTAGCCTGGCCAGCAGGATCTCCACACTGGAGGCCCACAGGCAGGCCagagaagaaaatgtgaaaaaagtggaGCTGGGACATCTGGACAACCAGGGCAGTGTCCGAGCAGTGGCGGAGAAGTTTGGAGATTTGGTCAAAGGCCTAACGTCTCCTCCTGAAGTTGAGGCCccaaaagagcagcagcagactgacaaATCATCGACAGCTGCCTCATCAACCTTACCCCCTAAGAAAGAGTCGGACTATATCTGGGATCAGCTGATGGCTGCACCCAGGGAGCTGCGGATCAAAGAAATGGACTTCACGGACCTGAGGGATGAGGATGACATGGACATTGCAGATATGGACAGTGTGATGGGGTCAGGTGACCTGATaccaccacctccccctccaCTATTCAACGCTGCCCTGCCACCACCCCCGCCACTGTTTGggtgcccccctcctccccccatcCTTGGCAAAATGATGCCCCCACCCCCGCCATTCATGGCCCCTATCCCTCCGCCCTCCCCTCAGCTGAGTCGAGGGGAGATGCCTCTCttccaaaagaagaagaagaccatCCGTCTCTTCTGGAACGAGGTGCGTCCCATGGAATGGCAGTGTAAGAGTCATAAATTCTGCAAGGAGTCCCTCTGGACCAAACTGGAGCCAATCAAACTGGACACATCCAAGCTGGAGCAGCTGTTTGAGTCCAAATCCAAGGAGCTGCCTGTCACAAAG AAAGCAGCTGTTGATGGCAAACGACAAGAAATCATAGTCCTGGATTCAAAGCGCAGCAATGCTATAAACATCGGCTTGACTGTTTTACCTCCTCCCCGCACCATCAAGACCGCTATCCTCAACTTTGATGAGTACGCACTGAACAAGGAAGGCATTGAG AAAATCCTGACAATGATccccacagaggaggagaagcagaggatcCAGGAGGCTCAGCTGGTCAACCCTGATATTCCCCTGGGCAGTGCTGAACAGTTCcttctcaccctctcctccatcacagAGCTGTCTGCTCGCCTGCAGCTGTGGGCATTCAAGATGGACTATGAGCTTATTGAGAAG GAGGTGGCAGAGCCTCTGCAGGACTTGAAGGAAGGGATGGACCAGttagagaaaaacaagacactCCGCTACATCTTGACCACGTTGCTGGCCATAGGCAACTTCCTCAACAGCACTAAT GCTAAAGGCTTTGAGCTGAGTTACTTGGAGAAAGTCCCAGAGGTGAAGGACACGGTTCACAAGCAATCCCTGCTGCACCACGCCTGCTCCATCGTGGTCGAGAAGTTTCCTGACAGCACTGACCTCTATTCTGAGATAGGAGCTATCACCCGCTTGACCAAG GTGGACTTTGACCAGCTTCAAGACAATCTGGCCCAGATGGAGCGAAGGTGCAAAGCATCATGGGATCACCTCAAAGTTATTGCGAAGCATGAGATGAAACCAGCattgaaacaaaaaatgtcagacTTCCTCAAAGACTGCGCAGAGAGAATCATTATTTTGAAGATTGTACATCGAAGAATAATCAACAG GTTTCATGCCTTTCTGCTGTTCCTGGGCCATCCGATATATGCAGTGCGTGAGGTCAGCATTCATCGCTTTAGCAAGATCCTGAGTGAATTTGCCCTTGAGTATCGCACAACAAGAGAGCGCGTgctgcaacagaaacagaagagggCCAACCACCGAGAGAGGAACAAGACCAGGGGAAAAATGATAACAGAT AGTGGTAAATTTGGCGGCGCCCCGTCAGACACACAGGAGAGCCAGCCTCAGGGTATCCAGTATGCTGAAGATGCAGCTGAACATGAGAACATGAAGGCCGTACTAAAGAGTAGCCCGCAGAGCGGAGGAAGCGGGACGTCCACGGTGCCCGGCCTCCGTACCCGCACCAGAGCCAGCAGCACCAGAG GGTGTGTCCCCCCATGGTGCTCTGCCAGTGACGACCCAGTGAACTGCACAGATGACACAGCGGATGAGATCATGGAGAGGATTGTTAGGTCAGCCACTCAGGGGCCCAGCCAGCGGACGCAACCTCGGGAGAGGAGACGATCCCGAGCCAACCGAAAATCAT TGAGAAGGACACTGAAGAATGGTTTGACAACAGAGGAGGCAAACGCCCTTGGCTTGTCCAGTGGTTCAGAGATGCAGGTGTGA